The sequence AGCATCCATAACACTCCAACTTCTTTAAGTTGGAGATAATGGCTGCACGCTCCTGGATAAGTTCAACTAAGATTCAGATGGGGATCACCCCCCACATGAATCAAGTTTCACTTGATAATTTTAATTATATTATTCTCATTTTCCACCAGGTACAGTATGTTTGTACAATATACTATCTCTGATTAAGAAACCACTCTCAACAAAACTAAATTACTTTTACTACCCGTATATTTTGCATTAAGTGCTTAACATATATTTTGGAATTTTTATCACCATTAAGACTCTTTGATATTATTACCACTCAATTTCAGACGCCCAATATTTTGCTGGAAGAATAATTGAAGCCTCAGTTTTTTCAGGACAAATCAAAGCAGGAAAATAATCAAAGTCAATATAACCATTTGGCAAATGCTCCCTATGAACCATAAATGTTGTAAAGAAAACTTTCTTTCCATAAGTTAATTTGTCAGGAATCTCATAATTAAAAAGTGTTACTTTCTCATCTGCAAGAATATCTGCAAACATCTGAATCTCTTCATCTCCACAACTAACACCTTTTATTCTAAATAATTTTGACGCAATACTTTTTAGTTTTTCAGGTTGCTCTTCAAAAAAAGTATCTTCTGAAAAGAGCATGACTGCTGGACAATTATCCTTCCCTTGCTCAAATAATAAAGAATTGGCTTGGACTATACATGCTACTGCAATCCTGCCTTCTCTTATTAAAACTTTCTGATCTCTATATGTGCTCTCAAACCTATCATCTTTTGATTGCAACATCCAGTTTGGTTTTTGTAATTTTGTATAGCTACTAAAATGAAATCTTAACTTTTTTCTTTCTCTGTAATATATTTCTCTTGTTTTTAGCATTGCCTCTTTCATATAGATCTCCTCCTTATCTACAATTACATAACTTATTTATACCTTCTAATATATCAAAATTATACCATACCCTCACTACATTTATCTGTTCAAATCATTTCCTCCACTATTATCAACACTGCAAATTAATATTTCATGATATAATTATTGCAACAGTATTTATACTTATATATATTCTATTGAAGTTCCTACATTGTAATATATAGGCTATGTGTAATACTATTTCTTTGTTTATATAGTACTATTCCATAATAATGTTGGTGGACAAGTTACAAAAAATCGACATTTTTCTACCAACATTTAAGTGGAATAGTTCTATACTCATGTTTATAAACACACAAAGATAACATATGATTATGCATTTAACTAATTATGAATTTTGTTAACTGATGCAATTGAAGGGAAGGTAAATTTCGATGAATTTCTGGAGTATACTTGAAATAGATCCAACTGATGATATTTCTGCAATAAAAAAAGCATATGCTAAAAAACTTAAACTCCATAACCCTGAGGATGATCCTATAGGTTATCAGAAGCTTCGTGAAGCATATGACAGTGCACTAAAGAATGTTAAATTTATAAAATCCATAAATGAAGATTCTTCTGAGAATATTACAAATTCAGAACAAATTCAAGTTAAAACATACCATGATTTCAGCTTTTCCTCTTCTTCCATAGAAGAAATTTCTTCATTTAATCAGATTTCCTTTCAACATTCAAAAGTTGACTTATCAGAATTTAATTTGAATGATGCTAAAAACCTCTATGAAAAAAATAATAAATTCATGTTAGCAGTTGAATCTTTATATAATAACTTTTTTGCAAGAATTGATATAGATAATTGGAAAGCTCTTTTGAACAATGATGCTATGTGGAATATTGAAAACAGAGAAAACATTACAAAGTTAATGTTTGATTTCTTAGCTATCCATCATTATCTCCCTCAAGAAATTTGGATTTTGTTAGATAGTAATTTCAATTGGAATGACTCTGAAAACTTCAAATATGGACATAATAATGAGGAATTTTTGAAGTATGTAAAAAAGCAAATAACACAGAAGACTCCATTGAGATATTCTTTCTTCAACACTAAATGTTTAGTAGATTTTGAAAGCTTTCTTGAAAATAGAGAAAAAGCTTATGATTGTATTTTAGAAAATTCTCTTTCTGCAACTGACCTTTATATAAAGAAAGTAAAACAAATTTATGAAAATGATCCTGACTTGTTACTTATTGAAGGTAAGCTTAATTTAAAGAATGAAAATTTTGATAATGCAATTTTAGTACTTAGTGAATTACTACTAATCGAACCAGATAACTCAGATGCCCTTTTGTGTCGTGCAACAGCATACTTTGAAAAAAATCAACTTGATGCTGCCATAAATGATTATGAAAATGCTTATAATAAAACACCAGCTGACTCAGATATACCTCTTATATTAACAAAGAGCTATCTTAAACTTGGTGAACTTGAAAAAGCAAAAGATTATGTTCTCAAAGCCATTGATTTAAATTCACTTTCCAGCGAAGCAAAAGCTTTGCGTTCTCAGATAAATGCACGAATAAAAATTAAATTAAACAATGAACTAAAAAATGATCCTTATAATGCGCAAATAAAATCTAAACTTTATTCTATAGAACGTGAAATTCTCCAAAAAAATAATGTAGGTTCATTTAAACCAATTGAAACTCCACTAATGAAACGCCCTTACGTAAAATTAGGCATACTTATATTCATATGTATTTTAATTCTTTTAGCTGCAAAGTATTTATAATTTGGTTATAAAGAACTACAAAAAATAAAAATATATCTTAATAGATATATTTTTATTTTTATATTGCTAACAGAAAAACTCCATAATAAATGGTTCTGTTTTTTTACATGGCTTCCATTCATCAAATCCTTCATGGTTTGGATTTCCGCTTTTCATAAAATTAGTCCAATATTCTATCATTTTCTTACTTAACTCATAGTCTTTATCTTCCATTGGTCTCCAACATCTTTTTAATGTCCCAAACATATACCAAAGTTCTGCGGAATGGAAAGCTCCAGCCTCATCTCCTGGCAAATCTCTTGTAAAGTAATATACATAGGATGCATTATGCCCTAACTCTTCACACTTTAGACTCCAATTAATACATGCATCATATATGCTACCACGGTTCCCCTTCTCTAACATTTCTGGTGACACTAGAATATCATTTTTAGTTGAACCAATTATATAAGGTATATCCTTTATAAATCCGTTGTCCACTAGTTCGTTATATCCACCTTTAAGTACATAATTATCTATTACAGGGATAAATACAAGACCTTGTCCAGAAGCAAATCCTTGTGCTATGATGAGATTTGCTTTATCTTGAATAAATTCTGCAGGTAATTTTCTTAGTTCTTCTAAAGAATCTACCTCACAAGCTTTTATAAATTGTTCTCCTATTTTAATTGCTTCTTCTATTTTATAATCTCGATTTAGTTCACTAGCATAGCCACCTCCACTTTGCAAAATAGCCTTTTTTATCATATTTCCTGTAAGCTGTGATGACACTAATGTTTGAACACTCATAGATCCAGCTGATTGTCCCATAATAGTAATATTTTCAAAATCACCGCCAAATTCTTCGATATTTTCATATATCCATTTTAATGCAGTTATCTGATCTAATATACCGTAGTTTCCAACTGTCCCTCTATCACTTTCATCTATAAGCCATGGATGAACTAAAAATCCAAACACCCCTAAACGATAATTAATAGTTACAAGAATAACTCCTTTTTTGCAATACTCTTCTCCGTCAAATTCTTTTTCATGCCCATAACCACCAAAAAATCCTCCACCGTGAATCCACAATACTACAGGTAACTTTTCACCTTTATTTTCAGCTGGTGTCCATATGTTTAAATATAATGAATCTTCACTAGTTTTAGGACTACCTTCACTGTAAAACTCTTTATCATAAAATCCCCCGGGATTTCCGAAGTTTTGCATACAAGCCGCTTTAAATTTGTCTGCCTTATAAATGCCTTCCCAAGAATCTACTTCTACTGGTTCTCTGAAACGCAAATCTCCAACTGGTGGTTTAGCATATGGAATTCCTCTAAATACACTATACCCTTCCTTTTCAATTCCAGAAATATCCCCTTTTTTAGTTCTAACCATTGTTATACTCATATACTCTCCCTACCTTCTTTATATTATTTAATCTTATTTTAATTGAAATGATATCTTATGTTTAGATTATCACCTAAACCTCTTCTTTTCCATAGCATTATCGATTTAAAATCCGACATTTTCATAGATTCACTAAGAAAGACTAAAAGAAAGTTGATTGTCTTATTATCTATACATTGATATAATTTTTTTATTAAGTGAAACTTAATTCAGGTGTGGTGTATCTCCATCTAAATCTTATTTGAACTTATCCAGGATTCTAGCTATCTGATAAATAAATTAAGCTGAACTCTGTTTTTAACTACAGAATTCAGCTTTTAACTATATACAATACTTTATTATCAATAATATATTTTATTATTTTATCAAAAGTAATAATGTACCTGTAACTATTATTAGTAGTCCCAGAAAAGATTTTTTCGTAATTTTTTCTCTTAAAATAACGTATGAAAATAAAATTGAAATAACAATACTCAATTTATCTATAGGTACAACTATACTTGCTAATCCTTTTTGTAACGCCCTATAATAACAAAGCCATGAAGTTCCTGTTGTAATCCCTGAAAAACAAATAAATATCCAGCTTTTTTTATCAATGCCTTTAAGTTCATTTTGCTTTTTGGAAACAAGGACTACCACCCATGCCATAATTAATACAACAATTGTTCTAATTGCAGTTCCTAAATTTGACTCCACTCCACTGATTCCCACTTTCCCAAGAATTGAAGTTAAACTTGCAAATATGGCTGATAGCATAGCATAAAATAACCATCTATTATCTCTAATTTCTTTGATTTCTACCTTTCTCTTCGTTATCATCATATATGTACCTATTCCTATTAAGCACATGCCAATAAATTTTATCCAAGTAATTGATTCCCCTAAAAGGATAAATGCTAAAAGCATAGTCAATACTGTACTAGATTTATCAATTGGTGTTACTTTATTTACATCCCCCAGCTGTAGAGCCTTAAAATAACAAAGCCAAGAACCACCTGTTGCCATACCAGATAATATTAGAAACATTAAGTTTTGTCCACTTATTTGATGAATCATATTTTCGGAACCAACAATAAAAACAATAATCCATGAAAAAATTAATATTATAATAGTCCTAATTGCAGTGGCTAGATTAGAGTCTACATTTCTTACTCCAATCTTAGCCAGAATAGCTGTAATACCAGCAAAAAATGCTGAACCAAATGCTAATAATACCCACATTAAAGTTTCCTTCTTCCTATCTATTCTTATTTCTATTTTTCTGCCTTCCCTCTGCATTGATCTATACTCTGTCCATATTGCAAAAGTAAAATGCTATTTTTGATTCATATCAATTTTATATTGCTCTCTCTGTGGCCAATATATCTTGAATTCAAGTTTTTCAATATCCCTTTGTTGTTTATAACTCATCCTTAAACTAGCATCTTCAGGAATACTTACATCCTTATTAAGTTCTTTTAAAACAAACTTTATATTATTAGCACTTTTTATATTTGATAAATGTAAACAGATATTATCTAATAGTTGCTGAGACTTACCAGATTCATCTACAGAAATCTGATATATTTCTGCTTTATTAATATAGTTACATGAATCACCACAAGATAACCAACTTATTAGAGCCTCTTTACAAAATCTCCATTCCCTGCCTATCTTTCTAGCTGGTATGTGTTCCTCTCTAAGTAGTTTTATTAACGTCTTTTCGCTTACGCCTAAAAATTCTGCTGCTTGTTCAACATTCAATATATTACTATCCATGATATTTCACCTCATGTATATTATAACAATTATTCTTTTTT comes from Clostridium sp. TW13 and encodes:
- a CDS encoding EamA family transporter; the protein is MWVLLAFGSAFFAGITAILAKIGVRNVDSNLATAIRTIIILIFSWIIVFIVGSENMIHQISGQNLMFLILSGMATGGSWLCYFKALQLGDVNKVTPIDKSSTVLTMLLAFILLGESITWIKFIGMCLIGIGTYMMITKRKVEIKEIRDNRWLFYAMLSAIFASLTSILGKVGISGVESNLGTAIRTIVVLIMAWVVVLVSKKQNELKGIDKKSWIFICFSGITTGTSWLCYYRALQKGLASIVVPIDKLSIVISILFSYVILREKITKKSFLGLLIIVTGTLLLLIK
- a CDS encoding tetratricopeptide repeat protein; translation: MNFWSILEIDPTDDISAIKKAYAKKLKLHNPEDDPIGYQKLREAYDSALKNVKFIKSINEDSSENITNSEQIQVKTYHDFSFSSSSIEEISSFNQISFQHSKVDLSEFNLNDAKNLYEKNNKFMLAVESLYNNFFARIDIDNWKALLNNDAMWNIENRENITKLMFDFLAIHHYLPQEIWILLDSNFNWNDSENFKYGHNNEEFLKYVKKQITQKTPLRYSFFNTKCLVDFESFLENREKAYDCILENSLSATDLYIKKVKQIYENDPDLLLIEGKLNLKNENFDNAILVLSELLLIEPDNSDALLCRATAYFEKNQLDAAINDYENAYNKTPADSDIPLILTKSYLKLGELEKAKDYVLKAIDLNSLSSEAKALRSQINARIKIKLNNELKNDPYNAQIKSKLYSIEREILQKNNVGSFKPIETPLMKRPYVKLGILIFICILILLAAKYL
- a CDS encoding helix-turn-helix domain-containing protein; the protein is MDSNILNVEQAAEFLGVSEKTLIKLLREEHIPARKIGREWRFCKEALISWLSCGDSCNYINKAEIYQISVDESGKSQQLLDNICLHLSNIKSANNIKFVLKELNKDVSIPEDASLRMSYKQQRDIEKLEFKIYWPQREQYKIDMNQK
- a CDS encoding carboxylesterase/lipase family protein, with product MSITMVRTKKGDISGIEKEGYSVFRGIPYAKPPVGDLRFREPVEVDSWEGIYKADKFKAACMQNFGNPGGFYDKEFYSEGSPKTSEDSLYLNIWTPAENKGEKLPVVLWIHGGGFFGGYGHEKEFDGEEYCKKGVILVTINYRLGVFGFLVHPWLIDESDRGTVGNYGILDQITALKWIYENIEEFGGDFENITIMGQSAGSMSVQTLVSSQLTGNMIKKAILQSGGGYASELNRDYKIEEAIKIGEQFIKACEVDSLEELRKLPAEFIQDKANLIIAQGFASGQGLVFIPVIDNYVLKGGYNELVDNGFIKDIPYIIGSTKNDILVSPEMLEKGNRGSIYDACINWSLKCEELGHNASYVYYFTRDLPGDEAGAFHSAELWYMFGTLKRCWRPMEDKDYELSKKMIEYWTNFMKSGNPNHEGFDEWKPCKKTEPFIMEFFC